The following nucleotide sequence is from Paenibacillus odorifer.
AAGGAATATGCTGAGGCTGAGTTTGGGACAGAAAAGTAAATAGGTTAAAAAGGTTTTGATCCACTGCGGATAATGCGGTGGATTTTTTTGTGCTGCGATATCACGATAATCATTTGCTCAGATCCCTTTCAGAACACGCCGTTATGGGGAAATGATTGTTTTCGTAACCTTGCCGACGATGTAACGTGGAACTCGTAACCAATACAAATTATGGAGGTCAAAATGGTATGAAGAAGAAATCCTTCACCATGTTGTTAACAGCACTGTTAACATTCAGCACATTGTTAGCTGGATGCGGTGGTAACAACAATAACAAAGAAGAAGCAGCAGCCCCAACTACAAGTGCAGAGAACACTACGAAGGTGGAAGAGACTGAAGCACCTAAAGAGGAACCTACAGAAATCAAAATCATGCTTCCATTGAATACATCAGAGACTCCGCCTGATACGATTAAGAATGAACTTGAGAAATTGACCAACACGAAGCTGACTTATCAATTTTTTCCGGCTGATACTTATGAAGAAAAACTGAATTCATCTTTTGCAACGGGTTCATTACCGCAAGTAACATATTTGAAGAATCAGACAACCTTCATTCAGATGAAAGAAGCGATAAAAGACGGACAATTCTGGGAAATCGGTCCACTATTAAGCGAATTTCCGAATTTGAGCAAATTGAAACCAGAAATTCTTAATAACACGAAAGTAGATGACAAGCTTTATACCCTATATATCGGGCGTCCACTTGCACGCCAAGGGATCATTTACCGCAAAGACTGGGCAGATAAATTAGGACTTGCTGCACCAGCTAATGTAGATGAATTATTTGAAATGGCTAAAGCCTTCACAGAACAAGATCCAGACGGTAATGGAAAGAAAGATACTACCGGTATTATTGACCGTAATGAGTTGACCTATGGAGCTTTCAAAACTGTTTCGTCTTGGTTCGGAACACCGAATACCTGGGGTGAGAAGGATGGCAAATTAGCGCCTGAATTTACCTTCGATGAATATTTCGACACAATGGATTTTTTCAAAAAAGCTCGTGATGGCGGATACATTAATCAAGATTTCGCTGCCACCAGTAAAACGGATGCAGTAAATATGTTTAAGGCTGGAAAGGGTGGACTCTATATTGGGGGCTCCATGCAAGATATTGATTCCCTCAATAAAGATACTATTAAGAATAACCCTGACGCTGTTTTGGATGCGCATAGTATGGTTGCAAGTCCAGATGGGAAATATGCTCAATGGATGATTCCAGGCTATAACAATGTTGTCTTGTTCCCGAAATCTGCTGTCAAGGATGAGGCAGAGCTGAAGAAGATTCTTGCTTTCTTTGATCAAATGATGACTCCAGAAGTAGCTAATTTGATGTATTGGGGAATTGAAGGTACTCACTATACCGTTGAAGACGGTAAAGCGAAAGCTGCAGACGACAAAGAATTGATTGAACGTGAAGTAAAGGGATATAAGGACAGCGTTATCGGCGAAGCTGAAACCAATGGAATGTACGAAAACTATAACACGCTGCCAGGAAGAATTCATGCAGATCAATTGGTTCTTGAGAATGTCAAAGTTGGTGTAGCGGATCCAACAGCTGCTATGGATTCGGCTACCTATACAGAAAAAGGCGTAGAGCTTCAACAGATTATTACAGATGCAACCTATAAATATATTTATGGTCAGATTGACAAGGCTGGATTTGAGAAGGAAGTAGAGAACTGGAAGAGCCGTGGTGGAGATAAGATTATTGAAGAATACAACGCGTTATACAAAAAATAGTAACCCGTACTGGAATAGTTAAGCGACAAATTGTAGCTGAAAAGGTTGTTGATCTTGTTTCAACAACCTTTTCTATTCCTCACTGGGTTCAGAAATATCGTGTTTGAATAAAGAAGGAGAAAGGAAGAATATCATGCAGGAAGTCACCGCACAGCCCAGCTCAGCTCCTCAAATGAATCCTAAGCCTGAAATTTATAAAAGCAGCAGCGAACTGAAAAAGCGGCTGTGGAGAAATAAATGGCTCTACGTCATGCTAACTCCGGGAGTACTGTATTTTCTGATTTTTAAATATCTTCCAATGTACGGATTAATTATCTCATTTCAGGATTACAAACCCTATCAAGGGATCAACGGTAGTGATTGGGTAGGGATGAAGCATTTCAGCAGGTTGTTCACAGAGCCGGATTTCTTAAATATATTAGTGAACACACTTATTCTTTTCGGATTAAATATTCTTATCTATTTCCCGATGCCGATTATTCTTGCCCTGATGTTAAATGAACTTCAAGGCAGCTTTTTCAAAAGAACCTTTCAGACGATCTTCTATTTGCCCCATTTTCTGTCATTGGTTATCATCGTCTCCATTTCTTATGTAATGGTCACGATGGATGGAGGGATTATCAACGAGCTGCTTGTCTATTTTGGCTTTGAACCAATCAATTTCCTGCTTAATCCAGGGTGGTTCAGGCCCATGTATATTATTCAGGTGATTTGGAGAGAAGCAGGTTGGGGAACGATTATTTATCTAGCTTCCATAGCTGCGATTGACCCAGGGCTTTATGAAGCATCGCGTATGGACGGAGCTGGAAGACTTAGACAAGTCTGGCATATCACTCTTCCAGCGATTAGAGGCGTAATTATTACATTATTTATTCTGAAAATTGGTTCCGTTCTTGATCTTGGATTTGAACATGTATATCTGCTACTTAACTCCATGAATCGAGAAGTTGCGGAAATTATCGATACGTATGTATATACTGCTGGTTTGAGACAAGGGCAGTTTAGTTACAGTACAGCTATTGGATTCTTTAAATCGATTGTAGGCTTTGTAATGGTGATGATGGTGAATAAATTATCCAAGAAAATGGGAGAAGAAGGCGTTTATTGATATTTTGTGGGAGGAATCGAAATGGTAGAAGATAAAACAATCAGTGGTAGAATCTTTTCTGCTATAAACTTTACGCTGCTTGCGATCATTGCTTTAATTACTGTGCTTCCCCTTGTTCACGTTGTAGCAGGCTCTTTCACAACGAGTGCAGAACTAGCTTCTAGCAAATTTGTACTGATTCCAAAGGTATGGAGTCTGGAAGCGTACAAGTTCATCTTTTCGACGAATACAATATTTAAAGCCATGGGTGTTTCCATTGGTGTCACGGCAATTGGTTCTATTTTTAGTTTGTTTATAACTTCTTTGATGGCCTACGCTCTTACCAGAAAAGATCTGGATGGTCGTAAAGTGGTTAACTTCATGGTCGTGTTCACCATGCTTTTTCATGGTGGGATGATTCCAACGTTCCTCGTGGTGAAGGAATTAGGACTAATTGACACGTACGCATCACTGATCCTACCGTCAGCGATTAGTGCCTTTAATATGATCATTTTGAGAAACTTTTTCCAAAATATACCTGAAGGTTTGGAGGAATCGGCCAAAATTGATGGTTGTAACGATTTTGGAATATTATTTCGGATTGTATTGCCACTATCCTTACCTGCGTTAGCGACTATCGGATTGTTCTATGCGGTAACGTATTGGAATACCTACATGAATGCGATTCTGTATTTGAATGATAGTGCGAAATGGCCAATACAGGTTCTGCTCAGACAAATTGTCGTCCTTGCCAGCGGTATGGATCACAGCGCTACACTGGATGCTGCTGTTCCACCGCCAGATCAATCAATTAAAATGGCTGTTATCGTTGTAGCTACCTTACCAATAGTTTGTGTGTATCCGTTCCTGCAAAAGCATTTTGCCAAAGGTGCCATGTTGGGTTCTATGAAGGGCTAGCAAGAAAGAGAGAGACTATACTTAGGGGAGGAGCTTCGAGATGACTGTACAGATACCTACAACGCCGATAGAGTGGGCAAAAAAAGCTTGCGATTCACTAATGGATACTTACAGGGCGGGAGAGCTTCCCCCCGCGCATCGATGGCACTATCATCAGGGTGTATTTCTGTGTGGCATGGAGCTTTTGTGGAATGCTTATCAAGAAGACCGTTATATCAACTATATTCAGGAATATGTAGATGATTTGGTGGATGAATACGGGAACTTTTATTTTGCACGTGATGAGCTGGATGCGGTTCAAGCAGGACAGCTACTATTCACTCTTTATGAACGGACAGGCAAACTTAAGTATCGTATTGCAGCAGAGAAGCTAAGAAATTTACTGCTCACACTAAATAAAACCTCTGAGGGCGGGTATTGGCACAAGGATAAGTACGCCAACCAAATGTGGTTGGATGGACTTTATATGGCAGGCGTATTCTCCTTGAAATATGCTAATGTCTACGATGAACCAAGCTTGCGTGAAACGGTCCTTCATCAGGAAATGTTAATGCGCAAGCATATGAAGGATGAGACAACGGGTTTGTTATACCATGCCTGGGATGAGAGCCGGCGGATGCCTTGGTCGAATCCGGAGACGGGTTGTTCACCGGAGTTCTGGAGCCGATCATTAGGATGGTATGGTCTCGCCTTATCGCAATTTCTGGATCTGTTACCTTCCCATGATTCAGCCCGGACAGAGCTGTCTACTACGCTGAGAGATTTTGTGGATGCACTTATTCGTTACCAAGATCAAAAAAGTGGACTTTGGTATCAAGTCGTAGATAAGGGACATGAGCCAGATAATTGGCTGGAGACTTCAGGGTCATGTTTGTTCGTCTATACGATTGCCAAAGCCGTGAAGCATGGCGTTGTAAGTGATGTGACTATCGCTACAGCTGCCGCTAAAAAAGGATATGAAGGGTTAACCAAAGTAATCCAGTGGGATGAGCATAACCGATTAGTTCTGCCGGACATTTGTATCGGTACCTCAGCTGGAGATTACGAGAGTTACGTGACTCGGCCTAAGGTTAAAAATGATCTGCATGGTGTGGGCGCATTGGTGATGGCTTGTGTTGAAATACAGTCAATGCTCCAAGACTGAATCGCTCCGTATCCTTACTAAACAATGACTTGATTCTCTGAGATTGCAGAGAATCAAGTCGTATTATTTTATGTACAAAGTAATCCTTAAATCGGGTGAACCTATTTATAGTTTTTGAGCTCTTAAATTTATAAATATTTTGGGGGTTGGGATGAAGAAATCACAGTGGGCAATTCAAACGGCAGACTCTATTATGGCGCGGACACCGAAGCTTTATGAAGATAAAGGCTACAAAGGAAGCTGGACCTACGATTATGGCGTGGTATTGAACGGTTTTGAATGGCTTTGGAAGCAGACCGGTGATTCGAAGTATCTGCAGTTCATTCAAGATAATATGGACTACTTTATTCAGGAAGATGGCAGTGTCAAGGGCTACCACCTAGAGGAGTATAACATCGATCATATTAACAACGGAAAATTATTATTGACTCTATATAAAGAAACGAAGCAGGAAAAATACAAAAAAGCGGCTGCTCTACTTAGAAAGCAACTTGAGACCCATCCGCGAACCTCGGAAGGTGCTTTTTGGCATAAAAATATATATCCCTATCAGATTTGGTTAGATGGACTTTATATGGGCGCTCCTTTTTATTTAGCCTACTTGCTAGCTTTTGAAGAAGGAAAGGGACTTGGGGATGTAACTAAACAATTTATCTTGTGTGAGAAGCATACGAAAGATCCGGTAACAGGTCTGCTATATCATGCATGGGATGAACAGCGTATTCAACCTTGGTGCGACCCTGAAACAGGACTTTCGCCTAACTTTTGGGCCCGTTCACTTGGCTGGTATCTCATGGCATTGGTTGATGTTCTGGAATTGCTGCCTAGTGAGCACTCAGATTATCCAGAGCTGGTACGAATACTAAATGATACCTTAACTGCGGTGAAGAAATATCAGGATAAGGAATCCGGGGTCTGGTATCAAGTGATTAATCTAGGGGAACGCAAAGGAAATTATCTTGAGGCCTCTGCTTCAAGTATGATCGTGTATGCCATGGCTAAAGGTATCCGATTAGGCGTGTTAAACGCTGGATGGTACGAAACATTAGATCTGGCTCAACAAGGACTTATCTCGGAGTTTGTACTAGAAACCAAAGAAGAATGGGTCAATTTAAATAAGAATTGCCAAGTAGCAGGATTAGGTGGAGTGGACCAACGTGACGGTACTTTCGCTTATTACATTAGCGAGCCTATTGTCACTAACGACCAAAAAGGTGTGGGTGCTTTCCTTCAGGCCTGTGTGGAATACGAACAATTAAGAGGCTGGATCTGATATAGAACAGGGAGGCTTATGAATGTTGATCTACAATATTGAGGATTTTGGAGCGCTTAAGAATAGTAAAAAGTTAGCGACAGAAGCGATAACGCGTGCAATTGAAGCGGCAAATAAAGCCGGTGGAGGAACCGTTTATGTGCCGGCTGGTACGTTCTTAACCGGTGCAATTCATATGAAAAGCAATATCGAATTGAATTTAAATCCTGGTGCCATTCTTTCATTCAGTACGAACCCGGAGGATTACCCTGCAGTGGAATGCAGATGGGAAGGAGTGAAGCAGCAGGTTCATTCACCTTGTATTTATGGAAGAGAGTTAGTTAATGTATCGATCACTGGCAGCGGAATGATTAACGGAAATGGTGAACTCTGGTGGGATAAGTTTCGGAACCGCCGGGAAGAGCTGCAGTATCCCCGGCCGACTCTAATCGGCTTGGACAGCTGTCAGCGGGTAACCCTTAAAGATATCGCGCTGGTCAATTCTCCAAGCTGGACCGTTAATCCGATAGGCTGTTACAATGTGACTATTGATAATATTTCCATTCTGAACCCGGCGGACTCTCCAAATACAGATGGTATTAATCCAGAGTCTTGCACCAATGTGCGAATTAGCAATTGCAATATTGATGTCGGTGATGACTGCATAGCGATCAAGGCAGGAACTGAGGATACCAAAGAACGAGTTCCTTGTGAGAATATTACGATCACCAACTGCACTATGGTACATGGACACGGGGGTGTCGTACTCGGTAGTGAAATGAGTGGAGATATTCGTAATGTCACGATTAGTAATTGTGTGTTTAAACAAACCGATCGTGGAATCCGGATGAAATCAAGACGGGGACGCGGGGGAGCGATTGAAGATATTCGGATCAGCAATATTGTAATGGAGGACGTTATTTGTCCGTTTACTCTAAATCTATATTATTTCTGTGGACCACGCGGAAAAGAAAAATATGTGTGGGATAAAAATCCTTATCCGATTACAGAGGAAACGCCGTGTTTTAGACGCATTCATTTTGCCAATATTACCGCACGTAATGTTCATGCCGCAGCGGGTTTCTTATACGGGCTTGCGGAGCAGTATGTATCCGAGATTACGTTTACTAATGTGGACATCTCCATGGCGACGAATGCAATTCCCGGCCATCCAGACATGATGACAGGGATCGAAAACATGAATAATCGCGGGTTTTTCCTCGGGAATGCAAGAGATGTCCAATTTCATCAGGTGACGATTGAGAACCATGAAGGGCCTGCTTTTTACATTGAAAATGGAGAAGCTGTAGAGATCATAAATTGTCGATCAAAAAACACGAAGAAGCCGGAAAAATTAGTAGAACAAGCTACAGTGTCACCTGAAGAACAGAATGTCTGTCCATAAGAGAGAGTCATCAATTTATTGAAAGGAAAAGAATCCACTATGCTTGTTGTAGGAAAAGAATCCTTTTGCGCTTATCACACGATTCAAGAGGCGATAGATTCACTAGAGCAGGGGCCATCCGGTCAAGCGGATACGCTTTATATTTTGTCAGGGGTCTATAAAGAGGCAGTGCGGATTTATCGTTCTAATCTTACGATCATAGGGATTGGCTACGTGGAGATTGTTATGAATCGTTACGCGAAAGAGCGTGATGAAGCGGGCGAAGAAATCAATACATTCTCTACACCAACGTTATTTCTGGGCGGCAGCCACCTGATCTTGGAGAATCTGGTGATTACCAATAATGCAGGGCAGGGTGAAAATATCGGGCAGGCGGTAGCCGTGTATGCTAATTGTGATCAAACCGTATTCAGAAATTGTACTTTAAAAGGGTATCAGGACACGTTGTTCACGGGACCTTTGCCACCTGCACCCAAAGAGCGATCTACGTTTGGAGGTATACCACTGAGAAAGCACCATGCCCAATATCGGCAGTTGTATCAGCATTGCTATATAGAGGGAACAGTGGACTTTATATTTGGTGGGGCTACGGCTTATTTTGACAGATGTGAAATTCGCAGCTTGCGTCATAGTGAGAATCAAGCAGGTTATATTACGGCAGCCTCCACACCCGTGGGACAATCGTATGGTTATATTTTTAAAAATTGCTTTTTAACAGCGGCTCCTGATATTGCTCCGGTGTTTCTGGGCCGTCCATGGCGTGAGTATGCTAAAACCGTATTTGTAGATTGTCAGCTGGGTGCACATATTCATCCACTTGGCTGGGATAACTGGAACAACACCGCTAATGAACAAACCGTTTGTTATCAGGAATATGGCGTGAAGGATGCAATTCTCCTGAGTAAGCAACGCGTTTCTTGGGCAGATTGCTTTGAAGATGGGGACGAGACGTTGGATAAAGAGTTTGTTTTTGCTGGTACGGATTTTTGGAAATAGATAATTTAATTAACGAGTACACAAATAAAAAAC
It contains:
- a CDS encoding glycoside hydrolase family 28 protein; this translates as MLIYNIEDFGALKNSKKLATEAITRAIEAANKAGGGTVYVPAGTFLTGAIHMKSNIELNLNPGAILSFSTNPEDYPAVECRWEGVKQQVHSPCIYGRELVNVSITGSGMINGNGELWWDKFRNRREELQYPRPTLIGLDSCQRVTLKDIALVNSPSWTVNPIGCYNVTIDNISILNPADSPNTDGINPESCTNVRISNCNIDVGDDCIAIKAGTEDTKERVPCENITITNCTMVHGHGGVVLGSEMSGDIRNVTISNCVFKQTDRGIRMKSRRGRGGAIEDIRISNIVMEDVICPFTLNLYYFCGPRGKEKYVWDKNPYPITEETPCFRRIHFANITARNVHAAAGFLYGLAEQYVSEITFTNVDISMATNAIPGHPDMMTGIENMNNRGFFLGNARDVQFHQVTIENHEGPAFYIENGEAVEIINCRSKNTKKPEKLVEQATVSPEEQNVCP
- a CDS encoding glycoside hydrolase family 88/105 protein — its product is MKKSQWAIQTADSIMARTPKLYEDKGYKGSWTYDYGVVLNGFEWLWKQTGDSKYLQFIQDNMDYFIQEDGSVKGYHLEEYNIDHINNGKLLLTLYKETKQEKYKKAAALLRKQLETHPRTSEGAFWHKNIYPYQIWLDGLYMGAPFYLAYLLAFEEGKGLGDVTKQFILCEKHTKDPVTGLLYHAWDEQRIQPWCDPETGLSPNFWARSLGWYLMALVDVLELLPSEHSDYPELVRILNDTLTAVKKYQDKESGVWYQVINLGERKGNYLEASASSMIVYAMAKGIRLGVLNAGWYETLDLAQQGLISEFVLETKEEWVNLNKNCQVAGLGGVDQRDGTFAYYISEPIVTNDQKGVGAFLQACVEYEQLRGWI
- a CDS encoding ABC transporter permease: MQEVTAQPSSAPQMNPKPEIYKSSSELKKRLWRNKWLYVMLTPGVLYFLIFKYLPMYGLIISFQDYKPYQGINGSDWVGMKHFSRLFTEPDFLNILVNTLILFGLNILIYFPMPIILALMLNELQGSFFKRTFQTIFYLPHFLSLVIIVSISYVMVTMDGGIINELLVYFGFEPINFLLNPGWFRPMYIIQVIWREAGWGTIIYLASIAAIDPGLYEASRMDGAGRLRQVWHITLPAIRGVIITLFILKIGSVLDLGFEHVYLLLNSMNREVAEIIDTYVYTAGLRQGQFSYSTAIGFFKSIVGFVMVMMVNKLSKKMGEEGVY
- a CDS encoding pectinesterase family protein; protein product: MLVVGKESFCAYHTIQEAIDSLEQGPSGQADTLYILSGVYKEAVRIYRSNLTIIGIGYVEIVMNRYAKERDEAGEEINTFSTPTLFLGGSHLILENLVITNNAGQGENIGQAVAVYANCDQTVFRNCTLKGYQDTLFTGPLPPAPKERSTFGGIPLRKHHAQYRQLYQHCYIEGTVDFIFGGATAYFDRCEIRSLRHSENQAGYITAASTPVGQSYGYIFKNCFLTAAPDIAPVFLGRPWREYAKTVFVDCQLGAHIHPLGWDNWNNTANEQTVCYQEYGVKDAILLSKQRVSWADCFEDGDETLDKEFVFAGTDFWK
- a CDS encoding extracellular solute-binding protein, whose protein sequence is MKKKSFTMLLTALLTFSTLLAGCGGNNNNKEEAAAPTTSAENTTKVEETEAPKEEPTEIKIMLPLNTSETPPDTIKNELEKLTNTKLTYQFFPADTYEEKLNSSFATGSLPQVTYLKNQTTFIQMKEAIKDGQFWEIGPLLSEFPNLSKLKPEILNNTKVDDKLYTLYIGRPLARQGIIYRKDWADKLGLAAPANVDELFEMAKAFTEQDPDGNGKKDTTGIIDRNELTYGAFKTVSSWFGTPNTWGEKDGKLAPEFTFDEYFDTMDFFKKARDGGYINQDFAATSKTDAVNMFKAGKGGLYIGGSMQDIDSLNKDTIKNNPDAVLDAHSMVASPDGKYAQWMIPGYNNVVLFPKSAVKDEAELKKILAFFDQMMTPEVANLMYWGIEGTHYTVEDGKAKAADDKELIEREVKGYKDSVIGEAETNGMYENYNTLPGRIHADQLVLENVKVGVADPTAAMDSATYTEKGVELQQIITDATYKYIYGQIDKAGFEKEVENWKSRGGDKIIEEYNALYKK
- a CDS encoding carbohydrate ABC transporter permease; amino-acid sequence: MVEDKTISGRIFSAINFTLLAIIALITVLPLVHVVAGSFTTSAELASSKFVLIPKVWSLEAYKFIFSTNTIFKAMGVSIGVTAIGSIFSLFITSLMAYALTRKDLDGRKVVNFMVVFTMLFHGGMIPTFLVVKELGLIDTYASLILPSAISAFNMIILRNFFQNIPEGLEESAKIDGCNDFGILFRIVLPLSLPALATIGLFYAVTYWNTYMNAILYLNDSAKWPIQVLLRQIVVLASGMDHSATLDAAVPPPDQSIKMAVIVVATLPIVCVYPFLQKHFAKGAMLGSMKG
- a CDS encoding glycoside hydrolase family 88/105 protein — translated: MTVQIPTTPIEWAKKACDSLMDTYRAGELPPAHRWHYHQGVFLCGMELLWNAYQEDRYINYIQEYVDDLVDEYGNFYFARDELDAVQAGQLLFTLYERTGKLKYRIAAEKLRNLLLTLNKTSEGGYWHKDKYANQMWLDGLYMAGVFSLKYANVYDEPSLRETVLHQEMLMRKHMKDETTGLLYHAWDESRRMPWSNPETGCSPEFWSRSLGWYGLALSQFLDLLPSHDSARTELSTTLRDFVDALIRYQDQKSGLWYQVVDKGHEPDNWLETSGSCLFVYTIAKAVKHGVVSDVTIATAAAKKGYEGLTKVIQWDEHNRLVLPDICIGTSAGDYESYVTRPKVKNDLHGVGALVMACVEIQSMLQD